The genomic segment CGCGCGGCGTACTCCTGTCCCACCGGCAGGTGCCGCAGGCCCCACGACCCGAGTTGCGCGAACACCGGCACCAGCTGGATCGCCGGTTCGGTCAGCGAATAGGTCACCTTCTGCTTGTGCGCCGGATCGCCGCTGCGGCTGAGCAGGCCGTGCTCCACCAGCGTCGCGAGCCGGTCGGCGAGGATGTTCGACGAGATCCGTTCCGGCCCGGCGAGCAGTTCGCGGAAGTGCCGTGCGCCGGTGAAGGTCACGTCCCGCAGCACCAGCAGCGTCCAGCGGTCCCCGAACAGCTCCAGCGACAGGTTGACCGGGCACCCCGATCGGACGTCCTTGCGCATCCACTCTCCCTACCGCTTGCGTTTCCGCACCAGTCTGCCCTACCGTCGAACTAGTTGCAAAAAGAGAGCAGTCGAGGAGGCGTCAGAAATGCGAAACCAGCCCGAGGTGGTGTCACGGGAACAGTGGCTGACCGCCCGCAAGGAGCTGCTGACCAAGGAAAAGGCGCTCACCCGCGCCCGCGACCAGCTGAACGCGGACCGGCGGCGCCTGCCGATGGTGCGCGTGGACCAGCCGTACACCTTCATCGGCCCGGACGGCGAAGTCGGCTTCGCGGAGCTGTTCGAGGGCCGGTCCCAGCTGATCGTCCACCACCTGATGTGGCTCGACGACGCCGGCACGACGTGCCCGAGCTGCTCGGGCATCGCCGACGGCATCACCAAGCTTTCCCAGCTGCACGCCCGCGACACCACGCTGGTCGCCATCTCCCGGGGCACGTACCCGCGGATCGCCGCGTTCCGCGAGCGCATGGGCTGGACCTTCCCCTGGTACTCCGCCGAGGGCAGCACCTTCAACCACGACTTCCACGCCACCGTCGACGAACGCGTCGCCCCGGTGCTGCTCAACTACCGGACCGAGGCCGAACTCGCCGAAGCGGGCACCCCGTGGACGGCGGACGACCGCGGCGACTGGCCGGGGATCAGCACCTTCCTCCGCGTCGGTGACGAGGTCTTCCACACCTACTCGACCTACGCCCGCGGCCTCGACCTGTTCGTCGGCGGCAACCATTACCTCGACCTCACCGCGCTCGGCCGCCAGGAGGACTGGGAGGAACCGAAGGGCCGCGCCCTCCCGCTCGGGCTCGAAGCCAACGGACCCGCCGTGCGTTTCCCGGACGAGTACGCGACTACTGCGTCTTGAAGTCCAGCACCGCGCCCTCGGCGTTGAGCCCGCTGACGGTCATCCTGAGCTGTTGACCCCCGGCCCTGCCCCAGCTCGCCTCGCCGCCCGCGCCGGTGCGCATCTCGCTCGACCCGCCGCCGGAGCGGGAATCCTTGAGCGTCACCGCTTTGTCGGTCACCGAGATGGTGAACCGGAGGTCGCCCACCTTCACCTTCGACTCCCCGGTGACCAGGATCTGACACGTGCCGTCCGCGCACGCGCCGAAGTCGGTGCCGTCGGCGGCGGGCGGCAGCGGACCGTCCGGCGCCGGGGTGCTCGACTCCGCGTCCGGCCGGCAGTTCGGCGAGAGGTCGTGCGCGGCGGCCAGTCGCGGCTCGGCGGCCAGCAACGTCGGCAGATCGGGCCCGGCCGGTTTCACCGAATCGACCAGTTCGTCGAGCTTGCGCGCCCGGTCGTGGAGCGGTCCGAACTCCTGGCCGAAGTTGCTGCCGAAGTCTCCGGCCAGTGCCTGGACTTCCGGCACGATGCGTTCGAGCCCGGCCCCGAGGCTCTTGGCCAGTTCGTCGGCGGCGGGCACCCCCGAGGGCGGCAGTCGGGTGAACTGGCCAGCCAGTTGCGCCACCGACCGGTCGGCCCCGCTGAGGAACTGGGACAGGCTCACCTCCGCGAAGGTGTCCGGCCGTGAAGCGTCCACGTCGAGACCCTCGAACTCGGCCTGTTCGTCCACGAGCGAGGAAGTCGCCTCGCACAGCTCGCCCATCCAGGTGATCAACTCGGGCGAAGGTTGTGTTGGCTGTGCCGACACAGGAGACGGTGTGGGCGGCGCGGCAGCCGGCGGCGGTGCCTCCTCCCCTGCGCAGCCACTCGCCACCAGCACCAGTCCCAGCGCCGCCCACACCAGCTTCGGCATCCCCGCCCCTTCCGCTCAAGGGAAAACCTAGCCACGTCCTCCGGGAGCGGTCCCGGGTTGGCAAGTTGCGGACATGGCCCGAACTGGGCGCCATGGGAGTTCTCGAAGGCAAGGCCGTGGTGATCACCGGCGCCGGGCGCGGCCTCGGGCGCGCGTACGCGTTGCACGCCGCCGCGCTGATCACCGGGAACGGCGGGCAGGCCGCCGCGATGGTCGGCCGGTGCGTGCGCGCGTTCGGCACGATCGACGGCCTGGTCGGCAACGCCGGGCTGAACTACCAGGTGCCGCCGTGGGACGACGATCCCGCCCGCATCCGCGAACTCGTCGAGGTCAACGTGCTGGGCGTGGTGTACACCGGCCTGGCCGCGATGCGGGTGATGCGCGAACGCGGCAGCGGCGTGCTGGTGAACGTGGCTTCCGGCTCGCTGCTGGGAAAGCCCGGCGGTGCCGCGTATTCGGCGTCCAAGGGCGCGGTCGCGTCGCTGACCTGTTCGTGGGCGGCGGACCTCGCCGAGCGCGGGATCCGGGTGAACGCGATCAGCCCGCTGGCGTGGACCCGGATGGTCGAGGCGGACGAGGTAGAGCGGGCCAGGATGAGCCGCGACCTCACCCCCGCGCTGGCCGCGCCACTGGTCACCTACCTGCTCAGCGACCTGTCCGCCGGCCTCACCGGGCAGCTGATCCGCCTGCGCGGGGACAAGCTGCACATCGTGCGGCAGCACGCGGTGAAGGAACCCGTGCTGACCAGCCCGCGGTGGGAGGTGGCGGACATCGCCGCCGCGTTCGACAACGGCCTGGTGCCGGAGCCGCCCCCTGGCGAGCGCTGGAAGCTCTGACCGGGCGAATCCGCTGGACGGCCCGGGCGGCGCTCACCTAGCGTCGGAAGCCGTGGCGGCCGTGGATCTGGACGAGTTCGAGCGCCTGCTCGCCGAAGGAGAAGCCGAGCCCGTCGAGGGCTGGGACTTCTCGTGGTTCGACGGGCGCGCGACCGAGGAACGGCCGTCCTGGGGGTATTCGCGCCTGCTCGCCGATCGCCTTTCCGCCGCCGAAATCGCGCTGGACCTGCAAACCGGCGGTGGTGAGGTGCTCGCGGAGGCGGCCGGAGACGGCACTCGCCTGGTCGCCACCGAGGGCTGGCCGCCCAACGCCGCGATCGCCGCCCAGTGCCTGCGCCGCCTCGGCGGCACGGTGGTGCTCGCCGCCGAGGACGGGCTGCTCCCGTTCCGCGATCGCAGTTTCGACCTGGTCACCGGCAGGCACCTGATCGTGGAACCGTGGCCTGAGATCGCGCGGGTGCTCCGGCCCGGCGGCACCTTCCTCACCCAAGGCGTGGGCAGCGGCACGAACCGCGAGCTGTACGAGTTCTTCCTCGGCCCGCAACGCGGCGACGACCGCTCGGACGACGCCGCGGCCGACCGGGCGGCGGACAAGGCGCGCGCGGCCGGGCTCGAAGTGCTCGATGTGCGTCACGAGCGGCTGCGCGTGGTGTTCCACGACGTCGGCGCGGTGGTCTACTTCCTGCGCAAGGTGGTCTGGACGGTGCCGGACTTCACCGTGGCCAAGTACCGGCCGCGACTGGCCGAGCTGCACCGGAAGATCGTGGTGGAAGGCTCGTTCGTGTCCCATTCGCGGCGGTACCTGATCGAAGCCCGCCGGGTCAACGGCCGATCTTGACCGTTCTGGTCGCGCCCTGCGCGCCGGAAACGTCCACGTCCACCGACTTGCGCAGGATCGTCACGCGGATCGACTGCTGCAGGTGCGTCGGGTCCGCGACCGCGACCTGCCAGCCGTCGCGCACCCGTTCCACGGCGATCGACGCGGGCCCCGAAACGGTCAGGTCGTCGATCGTGCCGCCGGTGAAGAAGTTCGCCAGCAGCGTGCCCTCCCACAACCGGATGGCCTGCACCTCGGCGGTGTTCGACCGCACCCGCCACGACAACGCCGAAGCCGCCGTCGCCGCCGCGGAAGCACCGGGCAGCACCACGTACCCGTAGCTCGCGCCGGACGGGTTGGCGCCGTGTTCGATCACCACCTTCTGGTACCGCCGCGTGTACGGCGTGGTGGTACCACCGGTGTTCGCGCCCTTGTCGACGTCGGCCCAGGCCCCGGTCCGGTCCTCACGCAGGACCGAAACGTCCACATCGGACAGGAGCACGTAGCCCCCGACACCGTCCAGGTGCACCCAGCGTGGTTTGCGCAGCGATGTCGATTTACCGAGTTCGACCGGCAGCAGACGGCCGTCCGCCCGCAGCGCGTTGCGCGGATTCGTGCCCAGGCCGCGGTTTTCCACCGTGGTCCGCACCTTCGCCCCCGAAGCGTCGGTGATGCCCGCGCCCAGGCACACCACCCCCTCGGGCGTGAAGAACCACGACTTCTTCGCGGTGAGCGTGCCGTCCTGCGAGACGAAATCGACCCCGTAGGCCCCGTGCTGGGCGTCGAACCGCACGCCACCGGAGAACGGCTTGCTGGACAAGGGGATCTGTTCCAGCTTCGGCGGTGCCGAGTCCTTCGCCGTGGTGCCCGGCAGCAGGGTCGCGTCGACCGTCGGCCAGTACGCGTCGCTGTAGTGCCCCTCGGCGCCGGGCTGGAACACGTACAACACGCCGTCGCCGGTGTACCAGCCACGCAGGTTCATCGAGTTGATCGCCTCGTAGCGGCAGATCCGCGTCGAACTGACACCGAGCGAAGCCGACCACGCGGGTGTCACGTGCAGCATCCGGTCCTGCTGCCCGAAAACGCGGTGCTGCGGCACGACCGGCGCCGGTACCGGGTTCGCGGCCAGCAGTTCCTGAGCGTATTCGACCTCCGGCACACCGACCGGCTGCAGCCCGCCCGAGAATCGCCCGACGTCGGTCACTTCCAGGTACGGCGCCCACTTGCCGCGCTGGATCCACGCCGCGACCAGGCCGGTCAGCTGCGCGCGTTCCGGCTCGGGCGCGTTGCGCGCCAGCAACGCGGTGGCCGAGGTGAGCTGGTGCCCGGCGTCGTGCCCGGTCTCCCCCTGCCGGGACAGGAACCGGCCGCGCACCGGCTCCATCATCGCGCCGTCGAACATGAAGGGCGCCAGCGAATCCGGCACGGTCGCGCACATCGCGCGGCGGACGTCCTCCGGCAGCTCCCACGCCGTGCCGCGGGTGACCTCCATCAGCCCGGCCACCGCCTGCACCAGCACCAGCGCGTAGTGCCCGGGGTACGGGACCACCTCGTGCTGCAGGAACGACCCGTCGGTGTGGAAGCCGTCGCCCGCGGTCACCTTCGCGATCAGGCTGGCCGCGCCACCGCCGGCGACGTCGGTCACCGCCTCCACGCCCAACCGGATGCGGGCGGGGTCCGCCATCATCGCGCCGGAGACCACGGTCAGCGTGGCCTTGTCGGCCCGGTTCGCGCCGGTCTCCACCACGTTCGGGTTGTTCGTGCGCCGGTTCGGGTCGGCGATGAACCGCAGCACCGGCCGCAGGTACCGCTCACGATCAGCCGCCGGGATGATGTCCATAGTGGACGCAAGCGTTTGCACCAGCCACAACGGGGTGCCGATCTCGTAGCTGTACCAGTTCCCGAGCTCGTCGGTGTGCTCGTTGTACTGCACCCGGTACAGCGTCTCCAGCGCGGTGTGGATCCGTTGCGGCAGCCCGAGCTTCCCCGACAGCGCCGAGCCGGGGGTCGCCCAGTCCACCGCGATCGTGCGCAGCCGGTAGTACATCTTCTGGAAGTAGGTGCTGCCCGGACCCACCGGCAGATCCGGCCACAGCTGGTCGCCGCCGGTGTCCATCGCCGCGTGGTAGGCCACCGCGACCTCGTCGAGCGCCTGGACCGCCCGCGTCCGCTCGGGCGAGGTGCGCCCGGCGCCCACCTGCAGGTACCGGTAGGCGGCGATGATCTTCGCCGGATCATCTTGCGGCGCCTGCGCCACCGCCGTGCCCGGGGCGAGCACCCCGGGCAGGGTGGTGGACGCGGCCACCGCCGCCGCCCCGCCGAGCAACGCTGATCTGCGGGTGAGTTCGGGCATGCGTGTCTCCCAGTCAGAGGATCTGCGGTGAACCGTCCGTCCGCCGCGGCAGCCGCCACGGGTTGTCCTCGCGCAGGGCGGGCGGCAGCAGCGCGTCGGGGAAGCCCTGCCAGGCCACCGGGCGCAGGAAGCGGTCGATCGCCGCCGTGCCCACCGAGGTGGTGGTCGGCGCGGTGGTGGCCGGGTACGGGCCGCCGTGCTGTTGCGCCCAGGTGACCGTGACCCCGGTCGGCCAGTCGTTGAACAGCACCCGCCCGGCGATCCTGGCGAGCGGGGCCAGCAGCGGGCGCACGTCGTCCACTTCGGACTCTTCGGCGTGCAGGGTGGCGGTCAGCCCCGGCTCGAGCCCGTCGAGCAGCCCGATCAGCTCCTCCTGGCTGGAGTAGGTGATCACCAGCGAAGCCGGGCCGAAGCACTCGTGCCGCAGCACCTCCGCGCCCTTGGCGAAGTTCTCGGCGGTGGTCTTGAGCAGGGTCGGGGTGAACCCGGCACCGGCGGCCTCCGATTCGGAGACCACCTCGACGCCCTCGGCGGACCGCAGCGCGGCCACCCCTTCGCTGTACCCGCCGGCGATGCGGTCGTTGAGCATCTGCTGCGTGGCGGCGCCGTCCAGCGCGGACTTCAACGCGGTGTCGAGCCCGTGCTCGTCCGGCAGGAACACCAGGCCGGGCTTCGTGCAGAACTGACCGGCGCCCAGGGTGAACGAAGCGGCGTAGCCCTTCGCGATCTCCTCGCCGCGTGCCCTCACCGCGCCCGGCGTGACCACCACCGGGTTGACGCTGCCCAACTCGCCGTAGAACGGGATGGGCACCGGGCGCGCGTTGGCGATGTCGAACAGCGCCCGCCCGCCGGGCACCGAGCCGGTGAACGAAGCAGCCGAGATGCGCGCGTCCTTCAGCGCGGTCACCCCGGTCTCACGACCGTGGACCACCGCGAAGACGCCTTCCGGCGCACCGGCTTCGCGCAGCGCGGTGAGCAGGATCCGGCCGGTCAGGTCGGACAGGCGCGGGTGGCCGGGGTGTGCCTTGAGCACCACCGGGCAGCCGGCGGCCAGCGCGGAGGCGGTGTCGCCGCCCGCGGTGCTGAAGGCGAACGGGAAGTTGCTGGCGGCGAACACCAGCACCGGCCCGATCGGCGTCAGCACCCGGCGGATGTCCGGGCGCGGGCCCATCGGCCAGTCCGGGTCGGCGTGGTCCACGGTGGCGCGCAGGAACGCGCCGTCGGTCAGCACCTGGCCGAACAGCCGCAGCTGGAAGGTGGTGCGCTTCAGCTCACCGCGCAGGCGCGGCGACTCGGGCAGGTTGGTCTCCTCGGCGGCGAGCACGACGAGTTCGTCGGCTGCCGCGTCCAGCGCGTCGGCGGCGGCGGTGAGCCAGCCCGCGCGCTCGGCCGGCGTGCTCCCGGCCAGCGCGGGCGCGGCCTGCGCGGCGGCGGCGAGCACCCGGTCCAGTTCGGCGGCTTCGGTCTCGTGGGCAAGTTCGGCAGACAAAACAGCGAGCTCCTCGTCAAACGGTGCGGCCGCCGCGCACGGCGGCCCGCAGGTCGGCCCAGCGACCGGCGCCGGCCAGGCCGAGGTGGTACAGGTGCAGTTCGGCCGCGCCGGCCCCGGCCAGTTCGGCGGTGTAGCGATCGATCTCCGGCACCGGGTTCGCCGCCACCGCGGTGATGTACGCGCCGACGTCCACAGTGGACGGCAGCGCGGCACGGGCGGCGGCCACCGCGGCCACGCTGGCCTGCCCCGGTGCCCAGCACTGGAGCACCACGGAGTGCACGTCCCCGGGCGCGCTCGGGGTCAGTCCGGGCAACGCTCCCGTCACCCAGGGGTCCAGCGCCCCGTGCAACACCAGTCTAGGACCGGAGCCGAGCTCGGCAAGGACACCGGCCCGCAGCGCGTCGGTGGAGCGCTGCCGCCCGGCGAGCACGGTGGCCTTGAGTTCGGGGGCCAGTTCGTCGTCGACCGCACCGAGGTCCCCGCTGGTGATCAACCGGCGGGCTTCGGCGGCGAGCGCGGCCCGGATCTCGTCGGCGTCGGCGTCCCACTGAGCGGCGCAGGCGTCACAGCAGCAGATCGACAGCACCCGGGCCGCCGCGGGCGACCACACGCCGTCGGTCTTCTCGTGCTGGTGCTGGTGCACCGCGCCCAGCGGCCCGCAGGCCTCCAGGACCACCGAGCGGAAGTCCAGGTCGCGCACGCTTTCCGCGGCCACCTTGGCGGCGTACTCCCGGACCTCTTCGCGAGCCGGGCACAACGCCCACGGGTACACCTCGCCGAAGCAGTTGCGCACGGCGACCTCGGGGTGTTCGGTCCCCAGCAGCGAGTTGTGCGTGAACACCAGCCACGCCGCCGCCGGGATCCCGGCGTCCCCCAGTGCGCGGACCGCGTCACCGGCGCTGTCCTCGGCGGTGGTCCAGTCCGGCGCGGCCGGACGCAGGCGGCCCCAGGCGGATTCCTTGACGGGACGGTAGAAAGCCGCGTGCCGGGCGATCACGGAGGAGGTCGTGGCCGACCACGGTGTCGCCGCTCGCGCGCTGTGGTACGAGACCGCGACGGCGACCTCGTCCACCTCGAGTTCGGCCGCGCGCTCGGTGAAACCGGGCGCGTCCAGCACGTCCCACGGGTAGGCGTACCCCGTCACCCTCATCGGCCGTCCCCGATCCGGCCGAGCACCGCGAAGCCTTCGGCGACGATGCGTTCCAGTCGTTCGAGCTGGTCCGGGCTGGGCTCACGCAGCGGCGGCCGCACCGAGCCGACCTTCTCGCCGCGCAGCCGGGCGGCGGCCTTGACCAGCGAGACCGCGAAGCCGGGCGTCTCGTCGCGCAACGCGACCAGCGGCAGGTAGAACCCGGCCAGCAGCGCGTCCATCGTCGCACCGTCCCCAGTGGACAGTGCGCGGTGGAAGGCGTGCGCGATCTCCGGCGCGAAGCAGTGCACCGCGGAGGAGTAGCGCGCCACGCCGATAGCCGCGTAGGCCCGCGCGGAGACCTCGGCGGTGGGCAACCCGTTGAAGAACAGGAACTCCCGGCCACGCGGGTCGTCGGCACCGCGGATGCCGGTGACGATCCGGGTCATCAGGTCGACGTCGCCGAACCCGTCCTTGAGCCCGACCACCGACGGCAGGCCGAGCAGCTTGACCGCCGCGCCCGCGGTGAACACGCCGGGCGAGCGGTGGTAGACGATCACCGGCACCCCGCTGTCGCCGATGGCGTGGCGGACGTGGTCGACGAGCCCGTCGGGCGGCCCGGCCACCAGGTACGGCGGCAGCAGGAGCACCCCGTCCGCGCCCCCGGCCCCGGCCGCCGCGACCCCGGCCCGCGCCGTCGCCGCCCCGCCACCGGCACCCACCCAGATCGGCACCCGGCCGGCCACGACCTCGCGCGCGCGGTTCAGCAGCGCCTGCACCTCCTCGGGCGCCAGCGAACTGAACTCCCCCGTGCCGCAGGCGATGAAGAGCGCGCCCGCGCCCGCCTCGAGGTGCCGCTCCACGTGGTCCGCGAAGGCACCGAGGTCTACTTGAAGGTCTTCGGTGAACGGGGTGAGCGGGAACGCGAGCAGGCCGTCCAATTCGGTCTTGGGCTGTTCCAGCTGTCCCATCGGAACCCTTCTGTTCACATTTATGAATCGAGTCTGCTAGTGTGACGCACGTTCACCTACAAGAACACTGTCGCAGGACGTTAATATGGGTGCAGGGACAAGTCAACCCGCAGGTGGAGGAGGGGTCGATGGCTCAGCCGACGGTTGTTTCAGCCGGTGAGAACGGTGCGGAGCCGGCGGGCGTGAAATCCGCGCGCCGTGCCATCGACCTGCTGGAGACCTTCGCCGCGAACGACGTCTGGATGTCGTTGTCGGACCTGCACACCCGTACCGGGTTCCCGCGGTCCAGCCTGCACGGGCTGCTGCGGACCCTGCACGAGGCAGGCTGGCTGGAGACCGATTCCAGCGGCACGCGGTACCGGCTGGGGGTGCGCGCGCTGATCTGCGGCACCGCCTACCTCGACCGGGACCCGGTGGTGCCGTTCGCCACCGAGGCGCTGGAGCAGGTGCGGGAGCGCACCGGGTTCACCGCGCACTACGCGCGGCGCAACGGCACCGAGGTGGTGTACCTGGAGACGCGGGAGTCCGCGAAGTCCATCCACCTGGTCTCGCGGGTCGGGCGCACGCTGCCCGCGCACGCGACCGCGCTGGGCAAGGTGCTGCTCGCCGAACTCACCCACGACGAGATCGACGCGCTGCTGCCGAACCCGCTCACCGCGCTCACGCCGAACACGGTGACCTCGCTCGACGAACTGCACCGCCAGTTCACCGAGACCAGGGAACGCGGCTACGCCTCCGAGATCGAGGAGGGCACGCCGGGCATCCGCTGCGTGGCCTCGGTGGTGCCCTACCGCATTCCCGGCACCGACGCGCTCAGCTGCTCGATGCCGGTCGACCAGGTCACCGAGGCCGAGGCGCGGCGGGCGGGCGAGCTGATCGCCGAGATCACCACCGAACTCGGGCAGACCCTGCGACGCGCCGGTATCCGCTGAAGTCCCTGGTTGGAAAGAAAGAGGCGTCATGGCAGACGAGCGCGTCCTGATCACGGGTGCGTCCGGGGTGGTGGGCACCCTGATGCGACCGCGGCTGGCCAAACCGGGCCGGATCCTGCGGTTGCTCGACCTGCGCCCGCCCGCTCCGGCGGAGCCGGGAGAAGCGGTCGAGGTGCTCACCGGTTCGGTGACCGATCCCGAGGCGATGGCGAAGGCCTGCGAAGGCGCCGACGCGCTGATCCACCTCGGCGGGCACAGCCGCGAGAACTCCTGGGAAGAGATCCTCGACGTCAACATCAACGGCACCCAGATCGCGCTGGCGGCCGCGCAGGCCGCGGGCATCAAGCGGGTGATCCTGGCGTCGAGCAACCACTCGGTCGGCTTCCGCCGCAACGACGAGGCAGGCCCCGATGGGCTGCCCGCCGACTCGAGCGCGCGGCCGGACACGTACTACGGCGTGGGCAAGGCCGCGATGGAGGCGCTGGGCAGCCTGTACGCGTCGCGATTCGGCATGGACGTCATCTGCGTGCGGATCGGTTCGTGCTTCGAGACCCCCGTCGTGCTGGGGCCGCGCGGCCTGACCACCTGGCTCTCCCCCGACGACGGCGCGCGCTTGTTCGAGGCCTGCCTCACCGCGCCTTCGCCAGGGTACCGGCTGATCTGGGGCGTCTCGGACAACAAACGACGGCTGTTCTCGCTGGCCGAAGCCGCCGAACTCGGCTACCACCCGCAGGACGACGCCGAGTCGTACGCGGAACAACTGGCCGGCAAGCCGGGTCCCACTGGCATCGCCGCCGATCACATCGGCGGCCCCTTCTGCACCGCCCCCCTCGGCGAGTTCAACCCCCTCTGACGTGCCCCGAATGTGGCTTTGGGGGCGTATTCGGCCCCCAAAGCCACATTCGTGTCCGCCCGCCCTGGTGGGTTGACAGGTACTGAGCCGTCCCGCATCCTACTGCGAAGTAGCTGTTACTTCTGGTTACAGCTACTTCGCAGATCCGCAACGGTGTGGAGGGCCCATGGGTGCGCGGTTCAAGGTGGTCATCGTCGGCACCGGGTTCTCCGGGCTGGGTCAGGCGATCCAGCTGGAGAAGGCGGGCATCCGCGACTACGTGATCCTGGAGAAGGCCGGCGAGGTCGGCGGCACCTGGCGCGACAACTCCTACCCCGGCTGCGCCTGCGACGTGCAGTCGCACATGTACTCCTTCTCCTACGAGCAGAACCCCGACTGGACCCGTTCGTTCTCGCGCCAGCCGGAGATCTTCGAGTACCTCAAGCGCGTCGCCGACAAGTACCGCCTGCGTGACAAGATCCGCTTCGGCGTGGAGATCACCGGCGCACACTGGGACCAGTCCAGTGGTTTGTGGAC from the Amycolatopsis magusensis genome contains:
- a CDS encoding winged helix-turn-helix transcriptional regulator, encoding MRKDVRSGCPVNLSLELFGDRWTLLVLRDVTFTGARHFRELLAGPERISSNILADRLATLVEHGLLSRSGDPAHKQKVTYSLTEPAIQLVPVFAQLGSWGLRHLPVGQEYAARMRVLEEGGPASWAEFMDDLRETHLGPAARLAPRQPGPSMRERMDAAYAAAVH
- a CDS encoding DUF899 domain-containing protein → MRNQPEVVSREQWLTARKELLTKEKALTRARDQLNADRRRLPMVRVDQPYTFIGPDGEVGFAELFEGRSQLIVHHLMWLDDAGTTCPSCSGIADGITKLSQLHARDTTLVAISRGTYPRIAAFRERMGWTFPWYSAEGSTFNHDFHATVDERVAPVLLNYRTEAELAEAGTPWTADDRGDWPGISTFLRVGDEVFHTYSTYARGLDLFVGGNHYLDLTALGRQEDWEEPKGRALPLGLEANGPAVRFPDEYATTAS
- a CDS encoding SDR family NAD(P)-dependent oxidoreductase, coding for MGVLEGKAVVITGAGRGLGRAYALHAAALITGNGGQAAAMVGRCVRAFGTIDGLVGNAGLNYQVPPWDDDPARIRELVEVNVLGVVYTGLAAMRVMRERGSGVLVNVASGSLLGKPGGAAYSASKGAVASLTCSWAADLAERGIRVNAISPLAWTRMVEADEVERARMSRDLTPALAAPLVTYLLSDLSAGLTGQLIRLRGDKLHIVRQHAVKEPVLTSPRWEVADIAAAFDNGLVPEPPPGERWKL
- a CDS encoding class I SAM-dependent methyltransferase, with product MAAVDLDEFERLLAEGEAEPVEGWDFSWFDGRATEERPSWGYSRLLADRLSAAEIALDLQTGGGEVLAEAAGDGTRLVATEGWPPNAAIAAQCLRRLGGTVVLAAEDGLLPFRDRSFDLVTGRHLIVEPWPEIARVLRPGGTFLTQGVGSGTNRELYEFFLGPQRGDDRSDDAAADRAADKARAAGLEVLDVRHERLRVVFHDVGAVVYFLRKVVWTVPDFTVAKYRPRLAELHRKIVVEGSFVSHSRRYLIEARRVNGRS
- a CDS encoding polysaccharide lyase 8 family protein yields the protein MPELTRRSALLGGAAAVAASTTLPGVLAPGTAVAQAPQDDPAKIIAAYRYLQVGAGRTSPERTRAVQALDEVAVAYHAAMDTGGDQLWPDLPVGPGSTYFQKMYYRLRTIAVDWATPGSALSGKLGLPQRIHTALETLYRVQYNEHTDELGNWYSYEIGTPLWLVQTLASTMDIIPAADRERYLRPVLRFIADPNRRTNNPNVVETGANRADKATLTVVSGAMMADPARIRLGVEAVTDVAGGGAASLIAKVTAGDGFHTDGSFLQHEVVPYPGHYALVLVQAVAGLMEVTRGTAWELPEDVRRAMCATVPDSLAPFMFDGAMMEPVRGRFLSRQGETGHDAGHQLTSATALLARNAPEPERAQLTGLVAAWIQRGKWAPYLEVTDVGRFSGGLQPVGVPEVEYAQELLAANPVPAPVVPQHRVFGQQDRMLHVTPAWSASLGVSSTRICRYEAINSMNLRGWYTGDGVLYVFQPGAEGHYSDAYWPTVDATLLPGTTAKDSAPPKLEQIPLSSKPFSGGVRFDAQHGAYGVDFVSQDGTLTAKKSWFFTPEGVVCLGAGITDASGAKVRTTVENRGLGTNPRNALRADGRLLPVELGKSTSLRKPRWVHLDGVGGYVLLSDVDVSVLREDRTGAWADVDKGANTGGTTTPYTRRYQKVVIEHGANPSGASYGYVVLPGASAAATAASALSWRVRSNTAEVQAIRLWEGTLLANFFTGGTIDDLTVSGPASIAVERVRDGWQVAVADPTHLQQSIRVTILRKSVDVDVSGAQGATRTVKIGR
- a CDS encoding aldehyde dehydrogenase (NADP(+)), yielding MSAELAHETEAAELDRVLAAAAQAAPALAGSTPAERAGWLTAAADALDAAADELVVLAAEETNLPESPRLRGELKRTTFQLRLFGQVLTDGAFLRATVDHADPDWPMGPRPDIRRVLTPIGPVLVFAASNFPFAFSTAGGDTASALAAGCPVVLKAHPGHPRLSDLTGRILLTALREAGAPEGVFAVVHGRETGVTALKDARISAASFTGSVPGGRALFDIANARPVPIPFYGELGSVNPVVVTPGAVRARGEEIAKGYAASFTLGAGQFCTKPGLVFLPDEHGLDTALKSALDGAATQQMLNDRIAGGYSEGVAALRSAEGVEVVSESEAAGAGFTPTLLKTTAENFAKGAEVLRHECFGPASLVITYSSQEELIGLLDGLEPGLTATLHAEESEVDDVRPLLAPLARIAGRVLFNDWPTGVTVTWAQQHGGPYPATTAPTTTSVGTAAIDRFLRPVAWQGFPDALLPPALREDNPWRLPRRTDGSPQIL
- a CDS encoding 5-dehydro-4-deoxyglucarate dehydratase, with the protein product MGQLEQPKTELDGLLAFPLTPFTEDLQVDLGAFADHVERHLEAGAGALFIACGTGEFSSLAPEEVQALLNRAREVVAGRVPIWVGAGGGAATARAGVAAAGAGGADGVLLLPPYLVAGPPDGLVDHVRHAIGDSGVPVIVYHRSPGVFTAGAAVKLLGLPSVVGLKDGFGDVDLMTRIVTGIRGADDPRGREFLFFNGLPTAEVSARAYAAIGVARYSSAVHCFAPEIAHAFHRALSTGDGATMDALLAGFYLPLVALRDETPGFAVSLVKAAARLRGEKVGSVRPPLREPSPDQLERLERIVAEGFAVLGRIGDGR
- a CDS encoding IclR family transcriptional regulator, coding for MAQPTVVSAGENGAEPAGVKSARRAIDLLETFAANDVWMSLSDLHTRTGFPRSSLHGLLRTLHEAGWLETDSSGTRYRLGVRALICGTAYLDRDPVVPFATEALEQVRERTGFTAHYARRNGTEVVYLETRESAKSIHLVSRVGRTLPAHATALGKVLLAELTHDEIDALLPNPLTALTPNTVTSLDELHRQFTETRERGYASEIEEGTPGIRCVASVVPYRIPGTDALSCSMPVDQVTEAEARRAGELIAEITTELGQTLRRAGIR
- a CDS encoding NAD-dependent epimerase/dehydratase family protein — translated: MADERVLITGASGVVGTLMRPRLAKPGRILRLLDLRPPAPAEPGEAVEVLTGSVTDPEAMAKACEGADALIHLGGHSRENSWEEILDVNINGTQIALAAAQAAGIKRVILASSNHSVGFRRNDEAGPDGLPADSSARPDTYYGVGKAAMEALGSLYASRFGMDVICVRIGSCFETPVVLGPRGLTTWLSPDDGARLFEACLTAPSPGYRLIWGVSDNKRRLFSLAEAAELGYHPQDDAESYAEQLAGKPGPTGIAADHIGGPFCTAPLGEFNPL